Proteins encoded in a region of the Pseudomonas putida genome:
- a CDS encoding putative bifunctional diguanylate cyclase/phosphodiesterase encodes MLTGSYSSSLVLISLCVAILASYTALDLTGRIATAKGRAAYLWMGGGALAMGIGVWSMHFIGMLAFSLPIDLGYDLALTAFSLLIAVLSSGFALWLVSQPSLPALQLGLGALIMGAGIACMHYTGMAALRMLPGIDYDPTLFGASLLIAVGASAAALWIAFRLRRHTPYVRQIRGLAAVVMGFAIVGMHYTGMAAANFPEGSFCGALGGGLQGEGLVYLVLITTLAVLAVALLTSVLDARLEARTAELARSLTLANQELTQLALHDTLTDLPNRTLLADRIEQAIAKVAEQGGCFALMFIDLDGFKPVNDAFGHHIGDLLLKAVAARLRGHLHSQDTLARIGGDEFVLLVELQEPNDAMDVAVKQVNLVSRPFRVAEHDLQLSASLGIVLYPGNGQDQHELLRNADAAMYHAKSAGKNGYSFFDVSMNSNARQQLQLLQDLRQALEQRQFRLHYQPKFDAQACQPIGAEALLRWEHPQHGLLLPDRFIGLAEKTGLIIPIGEWVLIEACRQMRQWLDQGHNGWRMAVNLSAIQFCHAGLVESVARALEQNGLPANCLTLEITETTAMHDADASLTVLQRLSDMGVDLSIDDFGTGYSSLMYLKRLPANELKIDRGFVRDLEQDSDDAAIVSAIVALGQALGLRIVAEGVETDMQQDFLTRLGCDSLQGYLLGQPVPAEQFMGKLRAMGEESNAAS; translated from the coding sequence ATGTTGACCGGTAGCTACTCCTCTTCGCTGGTGTTGATTTCGCTGTGCGTGGCGATCCTGGCGTCCTATACCGCCCTCGATCTGACCGGCCGTATCGCCACGGCCAAGGGCCGAGCTGCCTACCTGTGGATGGGCGGCGGTGCGCTGGCCATGGGCATCGGCGTGTGGTCGATGCACTTCATTGGGATGCTAGCCTTCAGCTTGCCCATCGACCTGGGTTACGACCTTGCCCTGACCGCGTTCTCGCTGTTGATTGCCGTGCTGTCCTCGGGCTTTGCCTTGTGGTTGGTCAGCCAGCCGAGCCTGCCGGCGCTGCAACTGGGGCTTGGCGCGTTGATCATGGGCGCTGGCATCGCCTGCATGCATTACACCGGTATGGCCGCGCTGCGCATGCTGCCGGGTATCGATTACGACCCGACGTTGTTCGGCGCCTCGTTGCTGATTGCCGTGGGCGCCTCGGCGGCGGCGTTGTGGATCGCCTTCCGCCTGCGCAGGCACACCCCCTATGTGCGGCAGATTCGAGGCCTGGCGGCGGTGGTCATGGGCTTTGCCATCGTCGGCATGCATTACACCGGCATGGCGGCGGCGAATTTCCCCGAGGGCAGCTTCTGTGGTGCGCTGGGCGGCGGGCTGCAGGGTGAGGGCCTGGTCTACCTGGTACTGATCACCACCCTGGCGGTACTGGCTGTGGCTTTGTTGACCTCGGTGTTGGACGCACGCCTCGAAGCGCGTACGGCCGAGCTGGCCCGTTCGCTGACCTTGGCCAACCAAGAGCTCACCCAACTGGCCCTGCACGACACCCTCACCGATCTGCCCAACCGTACCTTGCTGGCCGACCGTATCGAGCAGGCCATCGCCAAGGTAGCGGAGCAGGGCGGTTGTTTTGCCCTGATGTTCATCGACCTGGACGGCTTCAAACCGGTCAACGATGCCTTTGGCCATCACATCGGCGACCTGCTGCTCAAGGCCGTGGCGGCGCGCCTGCGTGGCCACCTGCACAGCCAGGACACCCTGGCGCGAATTGGGGGTGACGAGTTCGTGCTGTTGGTGGAACTGCAGGAGCCGAATGATGCCATGGACGTGGCGGTCAAGCAGGTCAACCTGGTGTCACGGCCATTTCGCGTGGCCGAGCACGACCTGCAACTGTCGGCCAGCCTGGGCATCGTCCTGTACCCAGGCAACGGCCAGGACCAGCATGAGTTGCTGCGCAATGCCGACGCGGCCATGTACCACGCCAAGAGCGCCGGCAAGAACGGCTACAGCTTCTTCGATGTGTCGATGAACAGCAACGCCCGCCAGCAACTGCAGTTGCTGCAGGACTTGCGCCAGGCACTGGAACAGCGCCAGTTCCGCCTGCATTACCAGCCCAAGTTCGACGCCCAAGCCTGCCAGCCGATCGGCGCCGAGGCGTTGTTGCGCTGGGAGCACCCGCAGCATGGCCTGCTGCTGCCCGACCGTTTCATCGGCCTGGCGGAAAAGACCGGCCTGATCATTCCTATTGGTGAGTGGGTGTTGATAGAGGCCTGCCGGCAGATGCGCCAGTGGCTGGACCAGGGCCACAACGGCTGGCGCATGGCGGTGAACCTGTCGGCCATCCAGTTCTGCCACGCCGGGCTGGTAGAGAGCGTGGCACGCGCCCTGGAGCAGAATGGCCTGCCCGCCAACTGCCTGACCCTGGAAATCACCGAAACCACCGCCATGCACGACGCCGACGCCAGCCTGACCGTGTTGCAGCGCCTGTCCGACATGGGTGTGGACCTGTCCATCGATGACTTTGGCACCGGCTATTCCAGCCTGATGTACCTCAAGCGCCTGCCAGCCAACGAGCTGAAGATCGACCGCGGCTTCGTGCGCGACCTGGAGCAGGACAGTGACGATGCCGCGATCGTTTCGGCCATTGTCGCACTGGGCCAGGCGTTGGGCCTGCGTATCGTTGCCGAGGGGGTGGAGACCGACATGCAGCAGGACTTCCTGACCCGCTTGGGTTGCGATTCGCTGCAGGGTTACCTGCTGGGCCAGCCGGTGCCGGCCGAGCAGTTCATGGGCAAGTTGCGGGCGATGGGCGAGGAAAGTAACGCTGCGAGCTAG
- a CDS encoding DUF1652 domain-containing protein, which yields MNKMTFPNACQVMRWHFHPLGFEASMDAPRSLVARLFDRASGETLLAIAGIPCAAIMAAADVERIIEAVEAEMDAFIPAVTLRAAV from the coding sequence ATGAACAAGATGACGTTCCCCAACGCCTGCCAGGTGATGCGCTGGCATTTCCACCCGCTGGGCTTCGAGGCCAGCATGGATGCGCCACGCAGCTTGGTCGCGCGGTTGTTTGACCGCGCCAGCGGTGAAACCCTGCTGGCAATTGCCGGCATCCCTTGTGCAGCGATCATGGCCGCCGCCGATGTAGAACGCATCATCGAGGCCGTCGAGGCGGAGATGGATGCCTTCATACCCGCGGTTACCTTGCGCGCTGCGGTCTAG
- a CDS encoding TonB-dependent siderophore receptor translates to MPAVKSCRPRPLARAAHPLFAMSLLLCAPAWADEPARRTYQVAPASLGTALTHFADQAGVSLSLDPALVQGRHSSGLSGNYSVEEGFLQLLRDSGLQLMPVGEGAFTLVPTQSSGALEIAPTSIVGGLAAGSETQPYAGGQVARQGAQGLLGSRDFMETPFSITSYTSELVKNQQARTLGELIASDPSVRATNPAGGRFEQFTIRGFSLFNSDVAYNGLYGILPTYSIDMEMADRVDIIKGPSQLINGISPRGSVGGGINVQPKRAGDKPITAFTGSYASAGQAGGAVDVGRRFGEGQQFGVRFNGVKQAGDTEWDHQRVDREMAVLGLDFRGERLRLSADLGHTERDTDAPQERVLVGANAKVPDANDVRHNYAQAWSKARTNDTFGALNAEYDISESLLAYGAVGARKSNHDFLRHNVSITNDAGDFTVQPRDFTRDESVRTAMAGLRSWFHTGPVSHELNLAASYFYMDFTNGGARYASAPSNLYNPVATPTPGTPTRIDPQVYTENRFSGVALADTLGFFADRLLLTLGARWQRVQVDDWSDGIKGDTAYDEEKVSPSGGVLLKVTDQLSLYANYMEGLSQGKIAPSTSINEDQIFPPFTSRQVEVGAKYDFGPVAFTASAFRIRQPAYETNATSRVFGPNGKRDNRGIELSVFGEPVQGVRVLGGMMYIDSELTDTVGGAFDGNRAPATPEYNVNLGAEWDVPGVNGLTLTARGIHSSSQYLDQNNSKQIDGWERYDLGARYAFKVDAAEVTLRASVENVLDDRYWSSAGASDDSEPGLTLSTPRTYLLSATVGF, encoded by the coding sequence ATGCCTGCAGTAAAGTCTTGCCGCCCGCGCCCACTGGCGCGCGCAGCACATCCGTTGTTTGCGATGAGCCTGTTGTTGTGTGCACCGGCGTGGGCCGATGAGCCTGCCCGGCGTACCTACCAGGTAGCACCCGCCAGCCTGGGCACCGCGTTGACCCACTTCGCCGACCAGGCCGGTGTCAGCCTATCGCTGGACCCGGCACTGGTCCAGGGCCGGCACAGCAGCGGCCTGTCCGGTAACTACAGTGTCGAAGAGGGCTTCTTGCAGCTGCTGCGCGACAGCGGTTTGCAGTTGATGCCGGTGGGTGAGGGCGCCTTCACCCTGGTACCAACACAGTCCAGCGGCGCACTGGAAATCGCCCCGACCAGCATCGTCGGCGGCTTGGCTGCAGGTAGCGAAACGCAGCCATACGCCGGTGGCCAGGTGGCGCGCCAGGGCGCTCAAGGCCTGCTGGGTTCGCGTGATTTCATGGAAACCCCATTCAGCATCACCAGCTACACCAGCGAGCTGGTGAAGAACCAGCAGGCACGTACCTTGGGTGAGTTGATTGCCAGTGATCCCTCGGTGCGCGCGACCAACCCGGCGGGTGGGCGTTTCGAGCAGTTCACCATTCGCGGCTTCAGCCTGTTCAACAGTGATGTGGCGTACAACGGCCTATACGGCATCTTGCCGACCTACTCGATCGACATGGAAATGGCCGACCGGGTCGACATCATCAAAGGCCCCAGCCAGTTGATCAACGGCATTTCGCCCCGTGGCAGCGTGGGCGGCGGGATCAATGTGCAGCCCAAGCGGGCCGGCGACAAGCCGATCACCGCGTTCACCGGCAGCTATGCGTCGGCTGGGCAGGCAGGTGGCGCCGTGGACGTTGGTCGACGCTTTGGTGAAGGGCAGCAGTTCGGCGTGCGTTTCAATGGGGTGAAGCAGGCCGGTGACACCGAATGGGACCACCAGCGCGTCGATCGCGAAATGGCCGTGCTGGGCCTGGATTTTCGCGGCGAGCGGCTGCGGCTTTCAGCGGACCTCGGGCATACCGAGCGTGATACCGACGCGCCGCAGGAGCGTGTGCTGGTGGGTGCGAATGCCAAGGTGCCGGATGCCAATGACGTACGCCACAACTACGCTCAGGCCTGGAGCAAGGCGCGCACCAACGACACCTTCGGTGCGCTGAACGCCGAGTACGATATCAGCGAATCGCTGCTGGCCTATGGGGCAGTCGGCGCGCGCAAGAGTAACCATGACTTCCTGCGCCACAACGTGTCGATTACCAACGATGCCGGCGATTTCACCGTTCAGCCGCGCGATTTCACTCGCGACGAATCGGTGCGCACCGCCATGGCCGGCCTGCGCAGCTGGTTTCATACCGGGCCGGTCAGCCATGAGCTGAACCTGGCCGCCAGCTATTTCTACATGGACTTCACCAACGGCGGTGCGCGTTATGCCTCGGCGCCGAGCAACCTCTACAACCCGGTTGCCACCCCGACACCGGGTACGCCAACCCGCATCGACCCGCAGGTTTACACGGAGAACCGCTTCTCCGGCGTGGCCCTGGCCGACACGCTGGGCTTTTTCGCCGACCGTCTGCTGCTGACCCTGGGGGCGCGCTGGCAGCGGGTGCAGGTGGATGACTGGAGCGACGGCATCAAAGGCGACACGGCCTATGACGAAGAAAAGGTCTCACCGTCGGGTGGCGTGTTGCTCAAGGTGACCGACCAGCTGTCGTTGTACGCCAACTACATGGAGGGCCTGAGCCAAGGCAAGATCGCGCCATCGACCTCGATCAACGAGGACCAGATTTTCCCGCCGTTCACCAGCCGCCAGGTTGAGGTAGGAGCCAAGTACGATTTTGGCCCGGTGGCGTTCACAGCCAGCGCCTTCCGCATTCGCCAGCCGGCCTACGAAACCAACGCCACCTCGCGGGTGTTCGGCCCCAACGGCAAGCGCGACAACCGTGGGATCGAGCTGAGTGTGTTTGGTGAGCCTGTACAGGGGGTGCGCGTACTGGGTGGGATGATGTACATCGACAGCGAGCTTACCGATACCGTGGGTGGCGCCTTCGATGGCAACCGCGCGCCAGCGACGCCCGAATACAACGTCAATCTCGGTGCCGAGTGGGATGTGCCGGGCGTGAACGGCCTAACCCTGACGGCGCGGGGCATTCATTCCAGTTCGCAGTACCTGGACCAGAACAACAGCAAGCAGATCGACGGCTGGGAGCGGTATGACCTGGGGGCGCGCTATGCCTTCAAGGTGGATGCTGCCGAGGTGACCTTGCGTGCCAGTGTCGAGAATGTGCTGGATGACCGTTACTGGAGCTCGGCGGGGGCTTCGGATGACAGTGAGCCCGGCTTGACCCTTTCCACACCGCGCACCTACTTGCTGTCGGCCACAGTAGGTTTTTAA
- a CDS encoding FecR domain-containing protein, with product MSHNPPQTREALRAAARWLALLDSGDASETDLRHLAQWRASNSLHEDAWQKAALLRARFSGLPGALAMATLDRPDAGRRALLEQALGVAALLPTAWLVSRELPLDAWTADLRTSVGERRQVLLSDGTFVQLNTDSAVNIDLDARRVALLRGEVAVKVPGNLFLSLQVPYGQVLLSEGDVCLRLVDEACRVSVVNGMASLQPLRGPAVMLRAGQQASLQAAGVGPVNGFDAWPLGWREGVLRLDDRPLGELLHELRRYRPGVLRWAPALEGLRVTGTFRLDDTDRVLALLAASLPLQVHTRTRYWVSLAAQENRA from the coding sequence ATGAGCCACAATCCTCCCCAAACGCGCGAAGCGCTGCGTGCAGCGGCCCGTTGGCTGGCGCTGCTGGATTCCGGCGATGCCAGTGAGACTGACTTGCGCCACTTGGCGCAATGGCGCGCCAGCAACAGCCTGCACGAAGACGCCTGGCAAAAGGCAGCATTGCTGCGTGCGCGGTTTTCCGGGTTGCCCGGGGCGTTGGCGATGGCCACCCTGGACCGCCCGGATGCCGGCCGCAGGGCGCTGCTCGAACAGGCCCTGGGCGTGGCGGCGCTGCTGCCGACGGCCTGGCTGGTGAGCCGCGAGCTGCCACTTGATGCCTGGACCGCTGACCTGCGCACCTCGGTAGGCGAGCGCCGTCAGGTACTGCTGAGCGACGGAACTTTCGTGCAGTTGAACACCGACAGTGCGGTCAATATCGACCTGGATGCACGCCGTGTGGCACTGCTGCGCGGCGAAGTGGCAGTCAAAGTCCCCGGTAACCTTTTCCTGAGCCTGCAGGTGCCTTACGGCCAGGTGCTGCTCAGTGAAGGCGATGTGTGCTTGCGTCTGGTCGATGAGGCCTGTCGGGTGTCGGTGGTCAATGGGATGGCCAGTCTGCAGCCGTTGCGTGGCCCAGCAGTGATGTTGCGGGCCGGGCAACAGGCCAGTTTGCAGGCCGCGGGTGTCGGCCCTGTCAACGGGTTCGACGCTTGGCCACTGGGCTGGCGCGAAGGCGTGCTGCGGTTGGATGATCGCCCATTGGGCGAGTTGCTGCACGAGCTGCGCAGGTATCGCCCCGGCGTGTTGCGTTGGGCACCTGCGCTTGAGGGCCTGCGTGTTACCGGCACATTCCGCCTTGACGATACCGACCGGGTGCTGGCCTTGCTGGCCGCCAGCCTGCCGTTGCAGGTGCATACCCGCACGCGTTATTGGGTGAGCCTGGCCGCACAAGAAAATCGTGCATGA
- a CDS encoding DUF1345 domain-containing protein, translated as MAFHRLTRTHPRLSLAAAVGLVGAWLIPAGDTVQHILAGWNLGVWLYLLLVLYLSWNAGPDKVRKVARVEDENAGIVLLTVCIAAIASLAAVTLQLVSSRGLQGTPLALHYLYTGLTVAGSWLLIGCIFSLHYARLFYTGQNHEPPLRFADGERNPDYWDFHYFSFTISVAVQTSDVGVAGRGLRRVVLAHSLVGFVFNTAILGFTINIAAGLLG; from the coding sequence ATGGCTTTCCACCGCCTGACCCGCACACACCCTCGCCTGAGCCTCGCCGCAGCAGTTGGCCTTGTTGGCGCCTGGTTGATCCCAGCTGGCGATACCGTGCAGCACATCCTCGCCGGCTGGAACCTAGGCGTATGGCTGTACCTGCTGCTGGTGCTGTACCTGAGCTGGAACGCAGGCCCCGATAAAGTCCGCAAGGTCGCCCGTGTCGAAGACGAAAACGCGGGCATAGTCCTGCTGACCGTGTGCATCGCCGCCATCGCCAGCCTTGCCGCGGTCACCCTGCAACTGGTTTCCAGCCGCGGCCTGCAAGGCACACCGCTGGCCCTGCACTACCTTTACACCGGCCTGACCGTAGCCGGTTCCTGGCTGCTGATCGGCTGCATCTTCAGCCTGCACTACGCGCGGCTGTTCTACACCGGGCAAAACCACGAACCGCCTCTGCGCTTCGCTGATGGCGAACGCAACCCGGATTACTGGGACTTTCATTACTTCTCGTTCACCATCAGCGTCGCGGTGCAAACGTCTGACGTGGGCGTCGCAGGGCGAGGATTACGCCGGGTGGTGCTGGCGCATTCATTGGTGGGGTTCGTGTTCAATACGGCCATTTTGGGGTTCACCATCAATATCGCCGCCGGGCTGCTGGGTTGA
- a CDS encoding sigma-70 family RNA polymerase sigma factor: MIDAAPPTEPSLPALYREHRGWLETWLRRRLGNAWDAADLSQDTFLRVLASAQPLADIREPRAYLLTVGKRLLSNFHQRRSLEQAYLDALANLPEQHVPSPEQRWVLLETLQALDELLDGLKAPVRKAFLWSQLEGLGYAEIGQRLGICERSVKRYMAQAYEHCLLADLQ, from the coding sequence ATGATAGACGCCGCGCCGCCAACCGAGCCAAGCCTGCCTGCCCTGTACCGGGAGCACCGCGGCTGGCTTGAAACCTGGTTACGTCGGCGTCTGGGCAATGCCTGGGATGCTGCCGACCTCAGCCAAGATACCTTTCTGAGGGTATTGGCCAGTGCCCAGCCACTGGCAGACATTCGCGAACCGCGCGCTTACCTGCTGACCGTGGGCAAGCGCCTGCTGAGCAACTTCCACCAGCGGCGCAGCCTGGAGCAAGCCTACCTTGATGCCCTGGCCAACCTGCCCGAGCAGCATGTGCCTTCGCCAGAACAGCGTTGGGTGTTGCTGGAAACCCTGCAAGCACTGGATGAGTTGCTCGACGGCCTGAAGGCGCCGGTGCGCAAGGCCTTTCTCTGGAGCCAGCTGGAAGGCCTGGGTTACGCCGAAATTGGCCAGCGCCTGGGTATTTGCGAACGCTCCGTCAAGCGCTACATGGCGCAGGCCTATGAACATTGCCTGCTGGCCGACTTGCAATGA
- a CDS encoding efflux transporter outer membrane subunit, with product MTFAQTPLHRALQALTRGRGSRLLGAGLCVALLSACTLSPDYHRPELNSSAAQFKHAEGWTQASPSDAIARGAWWEIYGDAGLNALVEELNRSNQTVAQSEAQYRQAQALVRSSRAALFPSLDLSASKNRSAQGTGSSSSSLSNNSSGIRNTYNAQLGVSWEIDLWGKLRETMNANEASAEASFADLASIRLSQQSELVQNYLQLRVIDEQKRLLEATVAAYERSLRMNENQYRAGVAGPDAVAQARTQLKSTQADLIDLIWQRAQFENAIAVLLGKAPADFALADSKAIPALPQIPVSLPSQLLERRPDIAAAERNVMAANANIGVSRAAYFPDLSLSMSGGYSSSSFSNWIELPNRYWSVGPQLALTLFDAGKRSAEVDRTVAVYDQTVAQYRQTVLDGFKEVENLLVQLKVYGDEAVVRQEALDAARESLRLTENQYRAGLIGYLDVVNVQTTALSNERSVLNLLQGRLVASVQLVAALGGGWDAEQAFAEQD from the coding sequence ATGACTTTTGCCCAGACCCCACTTCACCGCGCCCTGCAAGCGCTGACCCGTGGGCGTGGCTCGCGCCTGCTCGGCGCCGGGCTGTGCGTGGCCTTGCTCAGTGCCTGCACACTGAGCCCGGACTACCACCGCCCCGAGCTGAACAGCTCGGCGGCGCAGTTCAAGCACGCCGAAGGCTGGACCCAGGCCTCGCCGTCCGATGCCATCGCCCGCGGCGCCTGGTGGGAAATCTACGGCGATGCCGGGCTCAATGCGCTGGTCGAGGAGCTTAACCGCAGCAACCAGACCGTGGCGCAATCAGAGGCCCAGTACCGTCAGGCCCAGGCGCTGGTGCGCAGCAGCCGTGCGGCGCTGTTCCCCAGCCTGGACCTGAGCGCCAGCAAAAACCGCTCGGCGCAGGGTACCGGCAGCTCCAGTTCGAGCCTTTCCAACAACAGCAGTGGCATTCGCAACACCTACAACGCGCAGTTGGGCGTGAGCTGGGAAATCGACCTGTGGGGCAAGCTGCGGGAAACCATGAATGCCAACGAGGCCAGTGCCGAAGCCAGCTTCGCCGACCTCGCTTCGATCCGCCTGAGCCAGCAATCGGAGCTGGTGCAGAATTACCTGCAATTGCGCGTTATAGACGAGCAGAAACGCTTGCTGGAAGCCACCGTGGCGGCCTACGAGCGCTCGCTGCGCATGAACGAGAACCAGTACCGTGCCGGTGTCGCTGGCCCTGATGCCGTGGCCCAGGCCCGCACCCAGCTCAAAAGCACCCAGGCCGACCTGATCGACCTGATCTGGCAGCGCGCGCAGTTCGAGAACGCCATTGCCGTGCTGCTGGGCAAGGCCCCCGCCGACTTTGCCCTGGCCGACAGCAAGGCGATTCCGGCACTGCCGCAAATACCGGTTTCGCTGCCTTCGCAACTGCTGGAGCGGCGCCCGGATATCGCGGCGGCCGAACGTAATGTGATGGCGGCCAACGCCAACATTGGCGTGTCGCGGGCAGCGTACTTCCCGGACCTCAGCCTGAGCATGAGTGGCGGTTATTCCAGCAGCAGCTTCAGCAACTGGATCGAGCTGCCCAACCGCTATTGGTCGGTAGGCCCGCAGTTGGCGCTGACTCTGTTCGACGCTGGCAAACGCAGCGCCGAGGTCGACCGCACGGTGGCAGTGTATGACCAGACCGTTGCGCAGTATCGCCAGACGGTGCTGGACGGCTTCAAGGAAGTGGAAAACCTGCTGGTGCAGTTGAAGGTGTATGGCGATGAAGCCGTGGTGCGCCAGGAAGCGCTGGATGCCGCCCGCGAGTCGCTGCGCCTGACCGAGAACCAGTACCGCGCCGGGCTGATCGGCTACCTGGATGTGGTCAACGTGCAGACCACGGCGCTGAGCAACGAGCGCAGTGTGTTGAACCTGCTGCAAGGGCGCCTGGTGGCCAGCGTGCAACTGGTGGCTGCGCTGGGGGGCGGCTGGGATGCCGAGCAAGCCTTTGCCGAGCAGGACTGA
- the pgm gene encoding phosphoglucomutase (alpha-D-glucose-1,6-bisphosphate-dependent): MTLSPLAGKPAPASVLVDIPRLLTAYYTGRPDAAVAAQRVAFGTSGHRGTSLELSFNEYHVLAITQAICLYRQEKGIDGPLFIGADTHALSAPATASALEVLAANGVQVMLSKDDEYTPTPAVSHAILCYNRGRQQGLADGIVITPSHNPPQSGGFKYNPPNGGPADSDVTKWVEAKANELLAANLAGVKRMDHGQALQAPTTQRHDYVSNYVADLENVIDFDVIRGAKLRLGVDPLGGAGVRYWSAIAEHYQLDLEVVNTEVDPTFRFMTVDWDGQIRMDPSSPYAMQGLIGLRERFDVAFACDPDHDRHGIVTADGLLQPNNYLAVAIDYLYRHRPQWRSDAAVGKTVVSSGLIDRVTERLGRELYEVPVGFKYFAQGLFDGSLGFGGEESAGASFLRRDGSVWATDKDGLIPALLAAEMTARTGRNPSQAYADLTEALGKPFATRVEAKADARQKALLSKLAPEQVKSTELAGEPIVQILSHAPGNGQAIGGLKVMTANGWFAARPSGTEDIYKIYAESFIDEAHLQRLVQEAQVLVDAAIA, encoded by the coding sequence ATGACGCTCAGTCCTTTGGCAGGCAAGCCGGCTCCGGCCAGCGTGCTGGTCGATATTCCCCGACTGCTCACCGCCTACTACACCGGCCGCCCCGACGCCGCCGTGGCGGCCCAGCGCGTGGCCTTCGGCACCTCGGGGCACCGGGGCACTTCGCTTGAATTGAGTTTCAACGAATACCACGTCCTGGCCATCACCCAGGCCATCTGCCTGTACCGCCAGGAAAAGGGCATCGACGGCCCGCTGTTCATCGGCGCCGACACCCACGCCCTGTCGGCACCGGCCACCGCCAGCGCCCTGGAAGTGCTCGCAGCCAACGGCGTGCAGGTGATGCTATCGAAGGATGACGAGTACACGCCCACGCCGGCCGTGTCCCACGCCATCCTTTGCTACAACCGTGGCCGCCAGCAGGGGCTGGCCGACGGCATCGTCATCACCCCGTCGCACAACCCGCCGCAAAGCGGTGGCTTCAAATACAACCCGCCCAATGGCGGCCCGGCCGACAGTGATGTGACCAAGTGGGTCGAGGCCAAGGCCAACGAACTGCTGGCGGCGAACCTGGCGGGCGTCAAGCGCATGGACCATGGCCAGGCGCTGCAGGCCCCGACCACCCAGCGCCACGACTACGTGAGCAACTATGTAGCCGACCTGGAAAACGTCATCGACTTCGACGTTATCCGTGGTGCCAAGCTGCGCCTGGGCGTCGACCCGCTGGGTGGGGCAGGGGTGCGCTACTGGTCGGCCATTGCCGAGCACTATCAGCTGGACCTGGAAGTGGTGAACACCGAGGTCGACCCGACCTTCCGTTTCATGACCGTCGACTGGGACGGCCAGATCCGCATGGACCCTTCGTCGCCATACGCCATGCAGGGCCTGATCGGCCTTCGTGAGCGCTTCGACGTAGCATTCGCCTGCGACCCGGACCACGACCGCCACGGCATCGTCACCGCCGATGGCCTGCTGCAACCGAACAACTACCTGGCCGTGGCCATCGACTACCTGTATCGCCACCGCCCGCAATGGCGCAGCGACGCCGCCGTGGGCAAGACCGTGGTCTCCAGCGGCCTGATCGACCGTGTAACCGAGCGCCTGGGTCGCGAGCTGTATGAAGTGCCGGTGGGCTTCAAGTACTTCGCCCAGGGCCTGTTCGACGGTTCGCTCGGTTTTGGTGGTGAAGAAAGTGCAGGGGCTTCGTTCCTGCGCCGCGATGGCTCGGTGTGGGCCACCGACAAGGACGGGTTGATCCCGGCCTTGCTCGCCGCCGAAATGACCGCCCGCACCGGGCGCAACCCAAGCCAGGCCTACGCCGACCTGACCGAAGCACTGGGCAAGCCGTTCGCCACCCGTGTCGAGGCCAAGGCTGACGCCCGGCAGAAGGCGCTGCTGAGCAAGCTGGCGCCGGAGCAGGTGAAATCGACCGAGCTGGCCGGTGAGCCGATCGTGCAGATCCTCAGCCACGCGCCAGGCAATGGTCAGGCCATTGGCGGGCTGAAGGTGATGACCGCCAATGGCTGGTTCGCCGCGCGCCCGTCGGGTACCGAAGACATCTACAAGATCTACGCCGAAAGCTTCATCGACGAGGCGCACCTGCAGCGCCTGGTGCAGGAAGCACAAGTGCTGGTGGATGCGGCAATTGCCTGA